The Pangasianodon hypophthalmus isolate fPanHyp1 chromosome 5, fPanHyp1.pri, whole genome shotgun sequence genome includes a window with the following:
- the LOC113524326 gene encoding histone-lysine N-methyltransferase PRDM7 isoform X2: MSSAGDRQRSSRKSRAPDPAPSQLCEDVKTETSDGGTFDVSEVKKEETLELNIYNHGDDADNTPEVISIKEENPDNKDYLYCEICKSFFFNKCEVHGLPLFIPDTPAPMGVPDRARQTLPPGLEIRKSGIPDAGLGVFNKGETVPVGAHFGPYQGELVDREEAMNSGYSWVVYRSGQCEEYIDAKKEMHANWMRYVNCARNDEEQNLVAFQYRGSILYRCCRPINPGQELMVWYEEEYAKDLCPAFDCLWNKKCSADDPHVLA, translated from the exons ATGAGTTCAGCAGGAGACAGACAGCGCTCCTCCAGGAAGTCTCGGGCTCCTGATCCTGCTCCCTCACAG CTGTGTGAGGATGTGAAAACAGAGACTTCAGATGGAGGAACATTCGACGTGTCAGAAGTGAAGAAAGAGGAGACGCTGGAGCTGAACATCTACAACCATGGAGACGACGCTGACAACACACCTGAAGTTATCTCCATTAAAGAGGAAAATCCTGACAATAAAGACTACCTCT acTGTGAAATTTGCAAAtcttttttcttcaacaagtgTGAGGTTCACGGACTGCCTCTCTTCATCCCTGATACTCCTGCTCCCATGGGAGTCCCTGACCGAGCCAGACAAACTCTTCCTCCTGGACTAGAGATTCGGAAGTCCGGTATTCCTGACGCAGGCCTGGGAGTGTTTAATAAGGGGGAGACTGTTCCAGTAGGCGCACACTTCGGACCCTACCAGGGAGAGCTGGTAGACAGAGAAGAAGCCATGAACAGTGGATACTCCTGGGTG GTCTACAGGAGCGGGCAGTGTGAAGAATACATAGATGCCAAGAAAGAGATGCATGCGAATTGGATGAG GTATGTGAATTGTGCTCGTAATGATGAAGAGCAGAATCTTGTGGCTTTTCAGTATCGAGGGAGCATTCTGTATCGCTGCTGTCGACCCATTAACCCAGGACAGGAGCTCATGGTGTGGTATGAAGAGGAGTACGCTAAAGATCTCTGCCCTGCATTTGATTGCCTCTGGAACAAAAAGTGCTCTGCAGATG ACCCTCATGTTTTGGCatag
- the LOC113524326 gene encoding histone-lysine N-methyltransferase PRDM7 isoform X1 produces the protein MSSAGDRQRSSRKSRAPDPAPSQLCEDVKTETSDGGTFDVSEVKKEETLELNIYNHGDDADNTPEVISIKEENPDNKDYLYCEICKSFFFNKCEVHGLPLFIPDTPAPMGVPDRARQTLPPGLEIRKSGIPDAGLGVFNKGETVPVGAHFGPYQGELVDREEAMNSGYSWVVYRSGQCEEYIDAKKEMHANWMRYVNCARNDEEQNLVAFQYRGSILYRCCRPINPGQELMVWYEEEYAKDLCPAFDCLWNKKCSADEKCIKFIWEELHHAARQ, from the exons ATGAGTTCAGCAGGAGACAGACAGCGCTCCTCCAGGAAGTCTCGGGCTCCTGATCCTGCTCCCTCACAG CTGTGTGAGGATGTGAAAACAGAGACTTCAGATGGAGGAACATTCGACGTGTCAGAAGTGAAGAAAGAGGAGACGCTGGAGCTGAACATCTACAACCATGGAGACGACGCTGACAACACACCTGAAGTTATCTCCATTAAAGAGGAAAATCCTGACAATAAAGACTACCTCT acTGTGAAATTTGCAAAtcttttttcttcaacaagtgTGAGGTTCACGGACTGCCTCTCTTCATCCCTGATACTCCTGCTCCCATGGGAGTCCCTGACCGAGCCAGACAAACTCTTCCTCCTGGACTAGAGATTCGGAAGTCCGGTATTCCTGACGCAGGCCTGGGAGTGTTTAATAAGGGGGAGACTGTTCCAGTAGGCGCACACTTCGGACCCTACCAGGGAGAGCTGGTAGACAGAGAAGAAGCCATGAACAGTGGATACTCCTGGGTG GTCTACAGGAGCGGGCAGTGTGAAGAATACATAGATGCCAAGAAAGAGATGCATGCGAATTGGATGAG GTATGTGAATTGTGCTCGTAATGATGAAGAGCAGAATCTTGTGGCTTTTCAGTATCGAGGGAGCATTCTGTATCGCTGCTGTCGACCCATTAACCCAGGACAGGAGCTCATGGTGTGGTATGAAGAGGAGTACGCTAAAGATCTCTGCCCTGCATTTGATTGCCTCTGGAACAAAAAGTGCTCTGCAGATG agaaatgcattaaatttatttgggaggaacttcatcatgcagcaagacaatga
- the LOC113524369 gene encoding C-type mannose receptor 2-like isoform X1: MVQCLFILLFFTGFAPLVLSVPRKYYLIQQGKTWSDAQAYCEATHTDLAVIESNENMVRLQTEAQRQQFSSSAWIGLYNDINSWRWSLGNEPLGSMRQWAAQEPNNRGGNQHCIGINPYGWNDRICSSLYPFVCFDDTKIDTDRYIYISNIMSWLGAQSYCRQYHTDLASARDATENSVIQKVIINSDWTWIGLFRDTWKWSDQTNFSTISWMSGKPDNALGNENCGYLNNNQAADAQCSDILPFFCYSSELTFYSVSYLYKFTLILKCSFNCVLIFVFVCIFAFLRLVITGKQQIIKVKVRANQDVNEFAVKAAILEQIKQKLKDHGMAENITVKWREQPDGKVFHKEKNNST; this comes from the exons ATGGTGCAGTGTCTGTTCATACTCCTATTTTTCACAG GATTCGCCCCTCTCGTTCTGTCTGTCCCTCGTAAGTACTACCTGATCCAGCAGGGGAAAACATGGAGTGATGCTCAGGCTTACTGCGAAGCCACACACACCGACCTGGCTGTCATAGAAAGTAACGAGAACATGGTCCGACTTCagactgaagcacagagacaacaGTTCAGCTCCAGTGCTTGGATTGGACTGTACAATGACATCAACAGCTGGCGCTGGTCCTTGGGAAACGAGCCACTGGGAAGTATGAGACAGTGGGCTGCACAAGAGCCCAATAACAGAGGTGGAAATCAGCATTGCATTGGGATAAATCCATATGGTTGGAATGACAGAATATGTTCAAGCCTTTACCCCTTTGTGTGCTTTGATG ACACTAAAATTGACACAGACAGATATATTTACATATCTAATATAATGTCATGGCTTGGAGCTCAGAGTTACTGTAGACAGTATCATACAGATCTGGCCAGTGCTAGAGATGCAACAGAAAACTCAGTTATACAGAAAGTTATAATAAACTCTGACTGGACTTGGATTGGTCTGTTCAGAGACACCTGGAAGTGGTCAGACCAAACCAACTTCTCTACCATCAGCTGGATGTCTGGAAAACCTGATAATGCCCTGGGGAATGAAAATTGTGGTTATTTAAATAACAATCAGGCTGCTGATGCACAGTGCTCAGACATCCTGCCTTTCTTCTGTTACTCAAGTGAGTTAACGTTTTATTCAGTCTcatatttatacaaatttacactgattttaaaatgttcgTTTAATTGTGTGCTCATCTTTGTTTTTGTATGTATCTTTGCATTTCTACGTTTAGTAATCACCGGAAAACAGCAGATAATAAAGGTGAAGGTCCGGGCCAATCAGGATGTGAATGAATTTGCAGTaaaggcggccatcttggagcAG ATTAAGCAGAAACTGAAGGATCATGGGATGGCAGAGAACATCACAGTGAAATGGAGAGAGCAACCAGATGGAAAGGTGTTTCACAAGGAGAAAAATAATAGTACATAA
- the LOC113524369 gene encoding putative C-type lectin domain family 20 member A isoform X2 — protein sequence MVQCLFILLFFTGFAPLVLSVPRKYYLIQQGKTWSDAQAYCEATHTDLAVIESNENMVRLQTEAQRQQFSSSAWIGLYNDINSWRWSLGNEPLGSMRQWAAQEPNNRGGNQHCIGINPYGWNDRICSSLYPFVCFDDTKIDTDRYIYISNIMSWLGAQSYCRQYHTDLASARDATENSVIQKVIINSDWTWIGLFRDTWKWSDQTNFSTISWMSGKPDNALGNENCGYLNNNQAADAQCSDILPFFCYSIITGKQQIIKVKVRANQDVNEFAVKAAILEQIKQKLKDHGMAENITVKWREQPDGKVFHKEKNNST from the exons ATGGTGCAGTGTCTGTTCATACTCCTATTTTTCACAG GATTCGCCCCTCTCGTTCTGTCTGTCCCTCGTAAGTACTACCTGATCCAGCAGGGGAAAACATGGAGTGATGCTCAGGCTTACTGCGAAGCCACACACACCGACCTGGCTGTCATAGAAAGTAACGAGAACATGGTCCGACTTCagactgaagcacagagacaacaGTTCAGCTCCAGTGCTTGGATTGGACTGTACAATGACATCAACAGCTGGCGCTGGTCCTTGGGAAACGAGCCACTGGGAAGTATGAGACAGTGGGCTGCACAAGAGCCCAATAACAGAGGTGGAAATCAGCATTGCATTGGGATAAATCCATATGGTTGGAATGACAGAATATGTTCAAGCCTTTACCCCTTTGTGTGCTTTGATG ACACTAAAATTGACACAGACAGATATATTTACATATCTAATATAATGTCATGGCTTGGAGCTCAGAGTTACTGTAGACAGTATCATACAGATCTGGCCAGTGCTAGAGATGCAACAGAAAACTCAGTTATACAGAAAGTTATAATAAACTCTGACTGGACTTGGATTGGTCTGTTCAGAGACACCTGGAAGTGGTCAGACCAAACCAACTTCTCTACCATCAGCTGGATGTCTGGAAAACCTGATAATGCCCTGGGGAATGAAAATTGTGGTTATTTAAATAACAATCAGGCTGCTGATGCACAGTGCTCAGACATCCTGCCTTTCTTCTGTTACTCAA TAATCACCGGAAAACAGCAGATAATAAAGGTGAAGGTCCGGGCCAATCAGGATGTGAATGAATTTGCAGTaaaggcggccatcttggagcAG ATTAAGCAGAAACTGAAGGATCATGGGATGGCAGAGAACATCACAGTGAAATGGAGAGAGCAACCAGATGGAAAGGTGTTTCACAAGGAGAAAAATAATAGTACATAA